A single Bacteroidales bacterium DNA region contains:
- a CDS encoding menaquinone biosynthesis decarboxylase, with product MSAYSLNKFIEELIKSDDIIIIDELVDYNLEITEIVDRLSKSNDYNKAILFKNTGTNFPLLINAFGSDERMAKALQTNSLECLKDKVSEIISLYTNKPENVRQKVGMFFDLAKIRKWIPRRTTRKGECQEKVFETVDIQLLPILKCWPFDGGRFITLPCVHTVCPENGTLNIGMYRMQVFDSTTVGMHWHKHKTGARHFNEYKKLGLKMPVSVTLGGDPVYTFVATAPMPENINEYLLAGFLRNKPVKMVKCITNDIWVPEDVDIVIEGYVDTSEDLIIEGPFGDHTGFYSLTDLYPKMHITAITHRKGAIYPATVVGVPPMEDAYIAKATEKIFTPLIKFALAPEVADLHMPIWGVAHNLALVSIKKEYQGQAFKVAQTMWGAGQMMFNKTLLVFDESVDICNYSEVTETILKNLHSPSQILFSQGPIDILDHSTNVMGFGGKVCIDLTKDNTVQDGNEARVELLFHYIDSEKNIDSNKWSRETSEGKSQIVVVLEPELESLSNGLKTWYLLNNIDPQRDIEIRDKGSHFSIIIDGRKKRHNRRWPNVVTMDEETIFKVDKKWEQLTKLPFIKSPSLDVVKLVKTKGAETTL from the coding sequence ATGTCAGCTTATTCTTTAAATAAATTTATAGAAGAACTTATTAAGTCTGATGATATAATTATAATCGATGAACTTGTTGATTATAACTTAGAAATAACTGAAATAGTTGATCGGCTAAGTAAATCAAATGACTATAATAAAGCCATATTATTTAAAAATACAGGAACAAATTTCCCACTTCTGATAAATGCTTTTGGTTCAGATGAAAGGATGGCAAAAGCCTTGCAAACTAATTCATTAGAGTGCCTAAAGGATAAAGTTTCAGAAATAATATCACTCTATACCAATAAACCAGAAAATGTTAGGCAAAAAGTAGGAATGTTTTTTGATTTGGCAAAAATCAGAAAATGGATTCCACGTAGGACAACAAGAAAAGGCGAGTGTCAGGAAAAAGTGTTCGAAACAGTTGATATTCAATTATTACCAATACTTAAATGTTGGCCCTTTGATGGCGGACGCTTTATTACATTGCCCTGTGTTCATACTGTTTGCCCAGAGAATGGCACACTAAATATTGGCATGTACCGTATGCAAGTCTTTGACAGCACGACAGTTGGCATGCACTGGCATAAACATAAAACAGGAGCAAGGCATTTTAACGAGTATAAAAAGTTGGGATTAAAAATGCCTGTTTCGGTTACGTTAGGCGGTGACCCCGTTTATACTTTTGTAGCCACTGCGCCAATGCCTGAAAACATTAATGAATATCTATTAGCAGGATTTTTACGAAATAAACCTGTAAAAATGGTGAAATGTATTACCAATGATATTTGGGTTCCCGAAGATGTTGATATTGTAATTGAGGGTTATGTTGACACTTCTGAAGATTTAATTATAGAGGGACCCTTTGGCGACCACACAGGATTTTACTCGTTAACCGACCTCTATCCCAAAATGCATATAACTGCTATCACACATCGTAAAGGTGCAATTTATCCTGCTACAGTAGTTGGAGTTCCGCCAATGGAAGATGCTTATATAGCAAAGGCAACTGAAAAGATATTTACGCCACTGATAAAATTTGCGTTAGCTCCTGAAGTTGCTGATTTACATATGCCTATATGGGGAGTCGCCCACAACTTGGCACTTGTGTCGATAAAAAAAGAGTATCAGGGGCAGGCCTTTAAAGTAGCACAAACGATGTGGGGAGCTGGTCAGATGATGTTTAATAAAACACTGTTGGTTTTTGATGAAAGCGTTGATATTTGCAACTATTCAGAAGTTACCGAAACGATACTTAAAAATTTGCACAGCCCCTCGCAAATACTCTTTTCGCAAGGACCTATTGATATACTCGACCACTCAACCAACGTTATGGGCTTTGGAGGGAAAGTGTGTATAGATTTGACAAAAGACAACACCGTGCAAGATGGCAACGAGGCGCGAGTAGAACTGCTATTCCATTATATTGATAGTGAGAAAAATATAGACAGTAACAAATGGAGCAGAGAAACATCTGAAGGCAAATCTCAAATAGTAGTAGTTCTTGAACCAGAACTTGAAAGTTTGTCTAACGGTCTAAAAACTTGGTACTTATTAAATAATATCGACCCACAACGCGATATTGAGATTAGAGATAAAGGCTCACATTTTTCCATAATCATTGATGGAAGGAAAAAGAGACATAACAGACGTTGGCCCAATGTTGTAACTATGGACGAGGAGACGATTTTCAAGGTTGATAAAAAGTGGGAACAATTAACAAAACTACCCTTTATTAAATCGCCATCGTTAGATGTTGTAAAGCTCGTTAAAACTAAGGGAGCAGAAACTACACTATAA
- a CDS encoding sodium ion-translocating decarboxylase subunit beta, with protein sequence MTQSNDFLSFLADNLKQFWYATGFYNFQLGNGIMILVALFFIYLAIKKEYEPLLLIPIGFGMIIGNIPFAPGFDVGIYEEGSVLNYLYFGVSKGVYPPLIFLGIGALTDFGALIANPKLLLVGAAAQFGIFGAYMAALAFGFTPMEAGAVGIIGGADGPTAIFLSSRLAPELMGAIAVSAYSYMALVPVIQPPIMRLFTTKKERVIKMKPLRQVSKLEKILFPIFGMLLTSFIVPSALPLLGMLFFGNLLKESTVTKRLADTAGGPLINIATILVGLTVGASTQASTFLTSKSIFIFILGACAFIIATSAGVLFVKIMNLFLKEGRKINPLIGNAGISAVPIAARVSHVLGQEYDKSNYLLVHAMGPNVAGVIGSAVAAGVLLAFLG encoded by the coding sequence ATGACACAATCAAACGATTTTTTATCATTTCTGGCTGATAACCTCAAACAATTTTGGTATGCCACAGGATTCTATAACTTCCAATTAGGAAATGGAATCATGATTCTTGTAGCTCTATTCTTCATCTATCTGGCAATTAAAAAAGAATATGAGCCACTCTTACTCATACCTATTGGATTTGGTATGATTATCGGAAACATCCCTTTTGCTCCCGGATTTGATGTTGGGATTTACGAAGAGGGTTCGGTACTAAACTATCTCTATTTTGGCGTTTCTAAAGGAGTATATCCACCGTTGATTTTTCTTGGAATTGGCGCACTAACCGACTTTGGTGCTCTTATAGCAAATCCAAAACTTCTGCTTGTTGGAGCAGCTGCCCAGTTTGGCATCTTTGGTGCCTATATGGCTGCCTTGGCTTTCGGATTTACACCTATGGAGGCTGGCGCAGTTGGTATTATCGGTGGTGCAGACGGACCAACGGCTATATTTCTATCATCAAGACTTGCACCCGAACTTATGGGAGCAATTGCCGTTTCGGCGTATTCTTATATGGCTTTAGTGCCTGTTATTCAGCCTCCTATCATGAGGTTGTTTACAACAAAAAAAGAACGAGTTATAAAAATGAAGCCACTGCGACAAGTATCGAAACTCGAAAAAATTCTTTTCCCAATATTTGGTATGTTACTAACAAGTTTTATTGTTCCCTCTGCCCTACCCCTTTTAGGCATGTTGTTTTTCGGAAACTTGCTTAAAGAGAGTACTGTAACAAAACGACTTGCAGATACAGCAGGTGGTCCACTTATCAATATTGCAACTATTTTAGTTGGGCTAACTGTTGGAGCATCAACTCAGGCTTCAACTTTCTTGACTTCAAAATCAATTTTTATTTTTATTTTGGGAGCATGCGCATTTATCATTGCAACCTCAGCAGGGGTTCTTTTTGTTAAAATCATGAACTTGTTCTTGAAAGAGGGTCGCAAGATTAATCCGCTTATTGGAAACGCTGGAATTTCAGCTGTTCCGATAGCTGCACGTGTATCGCACGTTCTTGGTCAGGAGTATGACAAATCGAACTATCTGTTGGTACACGCCATGGGACCAAACGTTGCAGGTGTAATCGGAAGTGCCGTTGCAGCGGGAGTTCTATTAGCATTTTTAGGATAA
- a CDS encoding superoxide dismutase, protein MTHKLPELPYAKNALEPHISQKTLEFHHGKHHQTYVNNLNNLIKGTEFEQMSLLDIIKKSSGGIFNNAAQVWNHTFYFEQLSSTPKKSPSGTLENLINSSFGSLEKFKAEFDKAAATLFGSGWAWLVKDDKGKLSIQQTSNAETPIRTGTKCLMVIDVWEHAYYLDTQNARPKYIENFWNVLDWKVIESRL, encoded by the coding sequence ATGACACACAAATTACCTGAATTGCCATATGCAAAAAATGCGCTCGAGCCGCATATTTCACAAAAAACGCTTGAATTCCATCACGGGAAACACCATCAAACGTATGTGAACAATTTAAACAACCTTATTAAAGGTACCGAATTTGAACAGATGTCGCTGCTTGATATTATTAAAAAAAGCTCTGGTGGAATTTTCAACAATGCCGCCCAAGTTTGGAATCACACATTTTATTTTGAGCAGCTATCATCAACTCCTAAAAAAAGCCCTTCGGGGACATTGGAAAACCTTATAAACTCAAGTTTTGGTTCATTAGAGAAGTTTAAAGCTGAATTTGATAAAGCTGCTGCTACACTTTTTGGCAGCGGTTGGGCTTGGTTAGTTAAAGACGACAAAGGGAAACTATCTATTCAACAAACTTCAAATGCCGAAACTCCAATTAGAACAGGTACTAAATGTTTAATGGTTATTGATGTTTGGGAACACGCCTATTATTTAGACACCCAAAACGCAAGACCTAAATACATTGAAAACTTCTGGAACGTTTTAGATTGGAAAGTTATTGAAAGCAGACTTTAA
- a CDS encoding phosphatase PAP2 family protein: MRSLIKSERFILTIYLLVFISAILILLSFDKIHIHLFINRNSNETLDFIFRYITILGDGFFVASFCLLLILYKYKTAITQTLAFALSGITVQLIKNLIFNDSPRPNLYFEAFPEYSLRFVEGVKVANYYSFPSGHTASAFALFFIFIFMIKNRWLKVLFLIIAMLVGYSRMYLSQHFMIDITFGSLIGVISAIIIYSFMGRYNNEKLESSLIKTFFKLK, from the coding sequence ATGAGAAGTTTGATTAAAAGCGAACGATTTATACTCACTATATATTTGTTGGTATTCATTTCTGCAATATTAATTCTTTTATCGTTTGATAAGATCCACATACACTTGTTTATCAACAGAAATTCAAATGAAACTCTAGACTTTATTTTCAGATACATTACAATTTTAGGAGATGGTTTTTTTGTAGCTTCATTCTGCCTGTTGCTTATACTTTACAAATACAAAACCGCAATTACACAAACTTTAGCATTTGCTTTATCAGGAATTACTGTGCAATTAATAAAAAATTTAATTTTTAACGACTCTCCACGTCCTAATCTCTACTTCGAAGCCTTTCCCGAATATTCTCTAAGATTTGTTGAAGGTGTAAAAGTAGCTAATTATTACAGTTTCCCATCCGGTCATACGGCAAGCGCTTTTGCCCTGTTTTTTATATTCATTTTTATGATAAAAAACAGATGGTTAAAAGTTCTTTTCTTAATAATAGCGATGCTTGTAGGCTATTCAAGAATGTATCTCTCACAACATTTTATGATTGATATTACATTTGGCTCATTAATAGGAGTAATATCTGCTATAATTATTTATTCATTTATGGGTCGCTACAATAACGAGAAACTTGAAAGCTCGTTAATTAAAACATTTTTTAAACTAAAATAA
- a CDS encoding acyl-CoA carboxylase subunit beta yields the protein MTNQDKVKKLIDLRAEAKLGGGEKRIASQHKKGKLTARERIDLLLDEGSFEEMDMFVTHRCTDFGLENEHYYSDGVVTGYGTIEGRLVYVFSQDFTVFGGSLSETFAQKVCKIMDTAMKVGAPVIGINDSGGARIQEGVVSLAGYAEIFQRNILASGVIPQISAIFGPCAGGAVYSPALTDFIIMSNDTSYMFVTGPKVVKTVTGETVTLEELGGASIHSTKSGVAHFSVENEEKGIQLLRKLLTYLPQNNMEEAPIVPTDDPIDRLEDSLNSIIPDLPSIPYDVKDVIKAIVDNGEYLEVQANYAQNIVTCFARFDGQSVGLVANQPKILAGVLDINASRKAARFVRFCDAFNIPLVTLVDVPGFLPGTGQEYNGIIINGAKLLFAYGEATVPKVTVILRKAYGGAYDVMSSKHLRGDLNYAWPTAEIAVMGPKGAIEVLYSSELKKIEDEAEKNKFLEEKEKEYIEKFANPYVAAKYGYIDDVIEPRNTRFRVIRALQSLATKRGSNPPKKHSNLPL from the coding sequence ATGACAAATCAAGATAAAGTAAAAAAATTAATCGATCTGCGAGCAGAGGCTAAACTCGGTGGTGGAGAAAAACGCATTGCCTCGCAACACAAAAAAGGAAAACTTACAGCACGCGAAAGAATTGACCTTTTGCTTGACGAAGGTAGCTTTGAAGAGATGGACATGTTCGTAACACACCGTTGCACCGATTTCGGCTTGGAAAACGAACATTACTACTCCGATGGTGTTGTTACAGGATACGGAACAATCGAAGGACGACTTGTTTACGTGTTTTCACAAGATTTTACCGTGTTCGGAGGTTCGCTCTCTGAAACATTTGCTCAAAAAGTTTGTAAAATCATGGATACAGCTATGAAAGTAGGTGCCCCCGTAATAGGTATCAACGACTCTGGAGGAGCACGTATTCAAGAAGGTGTTGTATCATTAGCAGGCTACGCTGAAATTTTTCAACGTAACATTTTGGCATCAGGCGTTATCCCACAAATTTCTGCAATCTTCGGACCATGTGCAGGCGGAGCAGTATATTCACCTGCGCTAACAGACTTTATAATAATGTCAAATGACACAAGCTATATGTTTGTTACCGGACCTAAGGTTGTAAAAACAGTTACCGGCGAAACAGTTACATTAGAAGAGTTGGGCGGTGCGTCAATACACTCCACAAAATCAGGTGTGGCTCACTTCTCGGTTGAAAACGAAGAAAAAGGTATTCAACTACTTAGAAAACTGCTTACATATTTGCCACAAAACAATATGGAAGAGGCTCCGATTGTACCAACCGACGACCCAATCGACCGACTTGAAGATTCTCTAAACAGTATCATACCCGACCTGCCAAGCATTCCATACGATGTGAAAGATGTAATTAAAGCTATCGTTGACAACGGCGAATACCTTGAGGTGCAAGCAAATTATGCACAAAATATCGTTACATGTTTTGCGCGTTTCGACGGTCAATCAGTTGGATTGGTTGCCAATCAACCTAAAATTTTGGCAGGCGTACTCGATATAAATGCTTCTAGAAAAGCAGCAAGATTTGTACGTTTTTGCGATGCATTCAACATTCCACTCGTTACTTTAGTTGATGTTCCAGGATTTTTGCCCGGTACTGGTCAAGAGTACAACGGAATAATCATTAACGGAGCAAAATTGCTCTTCGCTTATGGCGAAGCAACAGTTCCAAAGGTTACAGTAATCCTTCGCAAAGCCTACGGTGGTGCTTATGACGTGATGAGTTCAAAACACCTAAGAGGTGACTTGAACTATGCTTGGCCCACAGCCGAAATTGCAGTAATGGGACCTAAAGGAGCTATAGAAGTACTATACAGTTCTGAGCTGAAAAAAATAGAAGACGAGGCTGAAAAAAATAAGTTTCTTGAAGAGAAAGAGAAAGAGTATATAGAAAAGTTTGCAAACCCCTATGTTGCAGCAAAATATGGATATATCGATGATGTGATTGAACCGAGAAACACACGCTTTAGAGTAATCAGGGCACTGCAATCGCTTGCAACAAAGAGAGGTAGCAATCCTCCTAAAAAACACTCAAATCTACCACTATAA
- a CDS encoding transketolase family protein — protein sequence MTLFKNTGDKDTRSGFGEGLFEAAKKNENIVALCADLTGSVKMDKFAAEFPTRFFQTGIAEANMMGVAAGLTIGGKVPFAGTFAEFASGRVYDQVRQSIAYSNKNVKIAASHAGVTLGEDGATHQTMEDIALMKVLPNMVVINPADFNQTKAATIAAAEYKGPVYLRYGRPKVPNFTPEDMRFEIGKAWTLKEGKDVTIFATGHLLWKAIEAVEILSAKNIDVELINIHTIKPLDKEAVLKSVAKTKAVVTAEEHLMNGGLGDSIAQLLAQKLPTPIEYVAVDDQFGESGTPEQLLEKFCLDTKDVVKAVEKVLKRK from the coding sequence ATGACTCTTTTTAAAAATACTGGAGATAAAGATACCCGATCGGGGTTTGGCGAGGGGCTTTTTGAAGCTGCAAAGAAGAACGAAAACATAGTTGCACTTTGTGCCGACCTTACAGGCAGCGTAAAAATGGATAAGTTTGCTGCTGAATTTCCAACTCGCTTTTTCCAGACAGGAATTGCCGAAGCAAATATGATGGGCGTAGCAGCAGGATTAACTATTGGGGGGAAAGTACCTTTTGCGGGAACCTTTGCCGAATTTGCCTCCGGACGCGTTTACGACCAAGTCCGTCAAAGCATAGCTTACAGCAATAAAAACGTTAAAATTGCCGCATCACATGCAGGTGTTACTTTAGGTGAAGATGGTGCAACACACCAAACTATGGAAGATATTGCTTTGATGAAGGTTTTGCCAAACATGGTAGTAATAAATCCGGCTGACTTTAATCAAACAAAAGCGGCAACCATCGCTGCGGCAGAATATAAAGGTCCTGTATATTTGCGCTACGGACGTCCAAAAGTACCCAATTTTACACCTGAAGATATGCGTTTCGAAATTGGTAAAGCGTGGACACTTAAAGAGGGCAAAGATGTAACTATCTTTGCCACAGGTCATTTGCTGTGGAAAGCCATTGAAGCCGTTGAAATTCTATCTGCGAAAAACATTGATGTTGAGTTGATAAATATCCACACAATAAAGCCTTTAGACAAAGAAGCTGTTTTAAAATCGGTAGCCAAAACAAAAGCTGTTGTTACTGCTGAAGAACACTTAATGAATGGCGGACTTGGCGACAGTATTGCTCAACTGTTGGCTCAAAAACTACCCACACCTATTGAGTACGTAGCTGTAGATGACCAGTTTGGCGAAAGCGGAACACCTGAACAGCTTTTAGAAAAATTTTGTCTTGATACCAAAGACGTTGTCAAGGCTGTAGAGAAAGTTCTAAAACGCAAATAA
- the pyrB gene encoding aspartate carbamoyltransferase — translation MKNKSLVSITDYSKEDYLEIIRVASEFEKDPIQDILRGYVIATLFFEPSTRTRLSFESAVNKLGGRVIGFTDAGTSSVQKGESLKDSILTVANYSDLIVMRHPIEGSARFASEICNIPIVNAGDGANQHPTQCLLDLYSIYKTQGTLENLNIAMVGDLKYGRTVHSLIMALSEFNPTFNFISPDELRIPLKYKAFLNNKGLKYYEHTELEDALQYSDIIYMTRVQRERFSDPIEYEKVKNAYVLKNSMLQNTKDNMKILHPLPRVNEISTDVDTNPKAYYFHQALNGVYTRQAIISKILGVK, via the coding sequence ATGAAGAACAAAAGTTTAGTATCAATTACCGATTATTCGAAAGAGGATTATTTAGAAATTATAAGAGTCGCTTCCGAATTTGAAAAAGATCCAATTCAGGACATATTACGAGGATACGTTATTGCTACCCTTTTTTTTGAGCCATCAACAAGGACTCGCCTGAGTTTCGAAAGTGCAGTTAATAAATTAGGAGGAAGAGTCATTGGATTTACCGATGCGGGGACATCAAGCGTGCAAAAGGGCGAATCACTAAAAGATTCTATTCTCACGGTAGCAAACTATTCTGATTTGATTGTAATGCGACATCCCATCGAAGGTAGCGCACGATTTGCTAGTGAAATATGTAATATTCCAATTGTGAACGCAGGTGACGGAGCAAACCAGCACCCTACACAATGCTTGTTAGACTTGTACAGCATTTACAAAACACAAGGAACTTTAGAAAATTTGAATATTGCCATGGTAGGCGATTTAAAATATGGACGTACAGTTCACTCTTTGATTATGGCACTATCAGAGTTTAACCCAACTTTCAACTTTATTTCGCCAGACGAACTCAGAATTCCCCTAAAATATAAGGCTTTCTTAAATAATAAAGGATTAAAGTATTATGAACATACTGAATTAGAAGATGCATTGCAATACTCTGATATCATATATATGACAAGGGTTCAAAGAGAGCGTTTTTCGGACCCAATTGAGTACGAAAAGGTAAAAAATGCATATGTACTGAAAAATTCAATGCTACAGAATACCAAAGATAATATGAAGATTTTACACCCTCTGCCAAGAGTCAACGAAATTAGTACCGATGTGGACACAAATCCTAAGGCATACTATTTTCATCAAGCGCTTAATGGCGTGTACACTCGCCAAGCTATTATTTCTAAAATATTGGGTGTTAAATAA
- the mce gene encoding methylmalonyl-CoA epimerase — protein sequence MKPSHIEHIGIAVKNLDDAIPFFTKLLGQECYAIEEIKDQKVKTAFFKVGQTKIELLEPTDPEGPIGKFIEKRGEGIHHIAFAVDDVNAALKGAEEMGINLIDKKGRKGAENLNIGFLHPKSTYGVLTEFCSK from the coding sequence ATGAAACCCTCACACATTGAACACATTGGCATCGCGGTTAAAAATCTTGACGATGCTATTCCATTTTTTACAAAACTTCTTGGACAAGAATGTTACGCCATTGAAGAAATTAAAGATCAGAAAGTAAAAACCGCTTTCTTCAAAGTTGGTCAAACAAAAATTGAACTGTTAGAACCAACAGACCCTGAAGGACCAATAGGTAAATTCATTGAGAAAAGAGGAGAAGGCATTCATCATATAGCCTTTGCTGTTGACGATGTAAATGCTGCACTCAAAGGAGCCGAAGAGATGGGCATCAACCTAATTGACAAAAAAGGTCGCAAAGGAGCAGAAAATTTAAACATTGGTTTTCTACACCCAAAATCAACATACGGAGTATTAACCGAGTTTTGCAGTAAATAA
- a CDS encoding lamin tail domain-containing protein: MRKNFYSILVATILTFVCFSVSTAQSISDLRINEVMLENTDNYVDQFGNRSVWIEIMNLGYNDVNIANCYLTNDINNPKMYRIPEGDPVTVIPKRYFMLFFADGVTQHGTQHLNFTLETKRFVALFSSDGRTLIDSVTLPNLPPNTTYCRKPDGVGNWQVSEITTPGATNDIFDNTATANETFAKLDPYGVIMTIIAMIAVFIPLWILYRIFEFIGNVNQGKFKLRRKKGAKEDSIADEEEQISGEVIAAISAAIHLFKENQHDLESEIITIKRTSKMYSPWSSKIHNLTKTPEVRRNK, from the coding sequence ATGAGAAAGAATTTTTATAGCATTCTGGTAGCAACAATCCTAACCTTTGTCTGTTTCAGCGTGTCAACTGCGCAGTCAATTAGCGACTTGCGTATCAACGAAGTTATGTTGGAAAACACCGACAACTACGTTGACCAATTCGGAAACCGCAGTGTTTGGATTGAGATAATGAACCTTGGATATAATGATGTAAACATTGCTAACTGCTACTTAACAAACGACATCAATAATCCCAAAATGTATCGTATCCCCGAAGGCGACCCCGTGACAGTGATTCCAAAAAGATATTTCATGCTATTTTTTGCAGATGGAGTGACACAACACGGAACTCAACACCTGAACTTCACTCTTGAAACAAAAAGATTTGTAGCACTATTCAGTTCTGACGGAAGAACTTTAATTGACAGTGTAACACTTCCGAATTTACCGCCAAATACCACATATTGTCGAAAGCCAGACGGAGTTGGCAATTGGCAAGTAAGCGAAATTACAACACCGGGCGCAACAAACGATATTTTTGACAATACTGCTACAGCAAACGAAACCTTTGCAAAGTTAGACCCCTACGGAGTTATTATGACAATTATAGCCATGATAGCTGTGTTTATCCCGCTTTGGATACTCTATCGCATTTTTGAATTTATAGGAAATGTGAATCAAGGAAAATTCAAGTTGCGTAGGAAAAAAGGTGCCAAAGAAGATAGCATTGCAGATGAAGAAGAACAAATTTCTGGCGAAGTTATCGCAGCAATTTCGGCTGCTATTCATCTATTTAAAGAGAATCAGCATGACCTTGAATCTGAAATTATTACAATTAAGCGCACATCCAAAATGTATTCACCTTGGAGTTCTAAGATTCATAACTTAACAAAAACGCCAGAAGTAAGACGTAACAAATAA
- a CDS encoding aspartate carbamoyltransferase regulatory subunit gives MKDKTLSVSAIKEGTVIDHIPANQLFDVISILKLDKLNTTMTFGTNLPSKKLGTKAIIKIEGKFFEVDEINRIALVAPQAKLNIIHDYTVTEKWVVEVPEEIIGIAKCVNPKCITNNEAVVTKFTVVDKEKVALKCRYCEKVTDRQHLVVI, from the coding sequence ATGAAAGACAAAACATTAAGTGTAAGCGCTATAAAAGAGGGAACTGTAATTGATCATATCCCTGCCAATCAACTTTTCGATGTTATCTCTATTTTAAAGCTAGATAAACTAAATACCACAATGACATTCGGAACTAACTTGCCAAGCAAAAAATTGGGTACAAAAGCAATCATAAAAATTGAGGGCAAGTTTTTCGAGGTTGATGAGATAAACCGCATTGCATTGGTTGCACCACAAGCTAAATTAAATATTATTCACGATTACACCGTCACAGAAAAGTGGGTTGTTGAAGTCCCCGAAGAGATTATCGGAATTGCTAAATGTGTTAACCCAAAATGCATAACGAATAACGAAGCTGTAGTCACAAAATTTACAGTTGTTGATAAAGAAAAAGTAGCTTTAAAATGTAGATATTGCGAAAAAGTTACAGACAGACAGCATCTAGTTGTTATTTAA
- a CDS encoding acetyl-CoA carboxylase biotin carboxyl carrier protein subunit, whose protein sequence is MKDFNFKINDNEYKVQIINVEENIASVEVNGTLYNVELEKALQKQIVRPVHKAPAIQQHQQAVIASSTPSTSGASPLKTPLPGTILDIVVAVGDTVKTGQKLIVLEAMKMENSIEAHRDGKIINIKVNRGDSVLEGDVLLTIG, encoded by the coding sequence ATGAAAGATTTCAATTTCAAAATAAACGACAACGAATATAAAGTACAGATTATCAATGTTGAAGAAAATATTGCTTCGGTCGAAGTAAATGGCACTCTATACAACGTTGAATTGGAAAAAGCATTACAAAAACAAATCGTACGCCCTGTGCATAAAGCACCTGCGATACAACAACACCAACAGGCTGTAATTGCCTCAAGTACACCGTCAACCAGTGGTGCCAGTCCATTGAAAACGCCACTACCGGGAACAATTCTCGATATCGTTGTTGCAGTGGGCGATACAGTTAAAACAGGGCAAAAACTGATCGTACTCGAAGCTATGAAAATGGAAAATAGCATCGAGGCACACAGAGATGGAAAGATTATTAATATTAAAGTTAACAGGGGCGACTCAGTTCTTGAAGGTGATGTACTTTTAACAATCGGATAA
- a CDS encoding RNA polymerase sigma factor, with protein MSNKQIDKKIIELMKSESNHNRAFGLLVSEYGQRLYWHIRKMVISHSDTDDILQNTLLKAYQGFDSFRGDSSLFTWLYKIATNETINFIDKKKRHLTGSNNLYEHNMSLLQSENEISGDQIQLKLQKAIQQLPDKQRLVFNMKYFDDMKFSEMSKILDTSVGALKASYHHAVKKIEKYLLDNSL; from the coding sequence ATGAGCAACAAGCAAATAGATAAAAAAATAATTGAACTAATGAAGTCCGAAAGTAACCATAATCGTGCTTTCGGACTTTTGGTATCTGAGTATGGTCAACGACTTTACTGGCATATTCGTAAAATGGTTATTAGCCACAGTGATACAGACGACATTTTACAAAACACCCTTCTCAAAGCATATCAAGGTTTCGATTCTTTTCGAGGCGATTCATCGCTCTTTACATGGCTTTACAAAATTGCAACAAATGAAACTATCAATTTTATAGACAAGAAAAAACGCCATTTAACAGGTTCTAACAATTTGTATGAACACAACATGTCACTATTACAATCTGAAAACGAAATATCTGGTGACCAAATACAGTTAAAACTTCAAAAAGCCATTCAGCAACTACCTGATAAACAGCGTTTAGTATTCAATATGAAATACTTCGATGATATGAAATTTTCTGAAATGTCGAAAATTTTAGATACAAGTGTTGGCGCACTTAAAGCCTCGTATCATCACGCTGTTAAAAAAATTGAGAAGTATCTGCTAGACAACTCATTGTAA